A window from Mesorhizobium sp. WSM2240 encodes these proteins:
- a CDS encoding inositol monophosphatase family protein → MHEIDSRLAFTVELAREAGELGSRYFREIESLTIESKGHQDLVSNGDREVELFIRAALQKEFPDDAIVGEEHAALSGTSGHVWVIDPIDGTANFVRGIPAWCVVIACAKDGVTEIGVINEPSTGEIFYARRGGGAFLNGRPIRTSAATSLAEGSVGTGFSNRAELKNIVTLIQLLFEEGGVFFRNASGALMLAYVAAGRLLAYCEEHMNAWDCLAGLLLVEEAGGRILVPDPETVVERGSMVVASGAGVFDKVSALCDDAFSR, encoded by the coding sequence ATGCATGAAATCGATAGCCGGCTCGCATTCACGGTCGAACTGGCGAGGGAAGCCGGCGAACTGGGCAGCCGCTATTTCCGCGAGATCGAATCGCTGACCATCGAGAGCAAGGGCCATCAGGATCTGGTGTCGAATGGCGACCGCGAGGTGGAATTGTTCATCCGTGCCGCCCTGCAGAAGGAATTCCCCGACGATGCCATTGTCGGCGAGGAGCACGCGGCGCTGAGCGGCACGTCCGGCCATGTCTGGGTGATCGACCCGATCGACGGCACCGCCAATTTCGTGCGCGGCATTCCCGCCTGGTGCGTCGTCATCGCTTGCGCCAAGGACGGAGTGACCGAAATCGGAGTCATCAACGAGCCGTCCACGGGCGAGATTTTCTATGCCCGGCGCGGCGGCGGCGCATTCCTGAACGGCCGCCCGATCAGGACCAGCGCCGCGACCAGCCTTGCGGAAGGTTCGGTCGGGACCGGTTTTTCCAATCGCGCCGAACTGAAGAACATCGTCACGCTGATCCAGTTGCTGTTCGAGGAGGGCGGGGTGTTCTTCCGCAACGCCTCCGGCGCGCTGATGCTGGCCTATGTGGCGGCGGGCAGGCTTCTCGCCTATTGCGAGGAGCACATGAACGCGTGGGATTGCCTCGCCGGCCTGCTTCTGGTCGAGGAAGCCGGGGGACGCATCCTTGTTCCGGACCCGGAAACCGTCGTCGAACGTGGGTCGATGGTCGTCGCCAGCGGGGCGGGCGTGTTCGACAAGGTCAGCGCGCTTTGCGACGACGCCTTCAGTCGGTAA